One stretch of Sebastes umbrosus isolate fSebUmb1 chromosome 5, fSebUmb1.pri, whole genome shotgun sequence DNA includes these proteins:
- the LOC119487849 gene encoding E3 ubiquitin-protein ligase RNF12-B-like isoform X3, producing the protein MPYTLRTRLVRTPERPSSSRNLVCQTVDPIQDMLDNRSGGNQRATKRKSDESHERAIKTSRTSQGNFNSAEDAGTSTPACASISSKSEEKKGRKRRFEDTEAYGKRKRTFMSPNEGTSYQATTETIPDAIPEATPETSFRSGSDTFISTNSEEKKGRKRKSEDTGDYGNRRRTSLNPSAGTSYPWYQAPLRYLSNPLPSLFNLFFPSIPETIPETIPETIPKAIPEATAETIPEAIPETIPDAIPETIPKAIPEATAETIPEAIPETIPEAIPETIPEAIPETIPDAIPEATPETSFRSGSDTFISTNSEEKKGRKRKSEDTGEYGKSRKTPLNSGTDTSYQGTSDTTTESTPETIPETTSSDEFDTSSTQNSREIFDSDEDTVSWIPASTDSEEKKSRKWKSEDTGDYGNRRRTSLNPSAGTSYPWYQAPLRYLSNPLPSLFNLFFPSNPETIPKAIPETIPEATAETIPEATAEATPKATSSDSDTTFPEATMFHNRADFEVKYEEEGMLGEGSFGTVFAGHRKDDHLPVSYTHTHTHTHTHTHTQNP; encoded by the exons ATGCCTTACACGTTAAGAACAAGATTAGTAAGGACTCCTGAGCGTCCGTCCTCCAGTAGAAATCTGG TCTGTCAGACAGTAGATCCCATCCAGGACATGCTGGACAACAGGTCAGGTGGAAACCAGAGGGCCACCAAGAGAAAGTCTGACGAGAGCCATGAAAGAGCCATCAAGACTAGCAGGACAAGTCAAG GAAACTTTAACTCCGCTGAGGATGCTGGGACATCGACACCCGCCTGCGCCAGCATTAGCTCCAAATCTGAGGAGAAGAAGGGCAGGAAGAGGAGGTTCGAGGACACAGAAGCATACGGGAAGAGGAAAAGAACGTTCATGAGTCCCAATGAGGGCACCAGCTACCAGGCCACCACTGAGACCATCCCTGACGCCATCCCTGAGGCCACCCCTGAAACCTCCTTCAGGTCCGGATCTGATACCTTCATCAGCACCAACTCTGAGGAGAAGAAgggcaggaagaggaagtctgAG GACACAGGAGACTACGGGAACAGGAGAAGAACGTCCCTCAATCCCAGTGCGGGCACCAGCTACCCCTGGTACCAGGCACCCCTGCGCTACCTCTCGAACCCATTGCCTTCtctttttaatctcttttttcCATCCATCCCTGAGACCATCCCTGAGACCATCCCTGAGACCATCCCTAAGGCCATCCCTGAGGCCACCGCTGAGACCATCCCTGAGGCCATCCCTGAGACCATCCCTGACGCCATCCCTGAGACCATCCCTAAGGCCATCCCTGAGGCCACCGCTGAGACCATCCCTGAGGCCATCCCTGAGACCATCCCTGAGGCCATCCCTGAGACCATCCCTGAGGCCATCCCTGAGACCATCCCTGACGCCATCCCTGAGGCCACCCCTGAAACCTCCTTCAGGTCCGGATCTGATACCTTCATCAGCACCAACTCTGAGGAGAAGAAgggcaggaagaggaagtctgAGGACACAGGAGAATACGGGAAGAGCAGAAAAACGCCCCTCAATTCTGGTACGGACACCAGCTACCAGGGCACCAGTGATACTACCACTGAGTCCACCCCTGAGACCATCCCTGAGACCACCTCCAGTGATGAATTTGACACCTCCTCCACACAAAACAGCAGAG aaatcTTTGACTCTGATGAGGATACTGTGTCATGGATACCCGCCAGCACTGActctgaggagaagaagagcaggAAGTGGAAGTCTGAGGACACAGGAGACTACGGGAACAGGAGAAGAACGTCCCTCAATCCCAGTGCGGGCACCAGCTACCCCTGGTACCAGGCACCCCTGCGCTACCTCTCGAACCCATTGCCTTCtctttttaatctcttttttcCATCCAACCCTGAGACCATCCCTAAGGCCATCCCTGAGACCATCCCTGAGGCCACCGCTGAGACCATCCCTGAGGCCACCGCTGAGGCCACCCCTAAGGCCACCAGTAGCGACTCTGACACCACCTTCCCAGAAGCCACTATGTTTCACAACAGAG CTGACTTTGAGGTGAAATATGAGGAAGAGGGAATGCTGGGTGAAGGAAGCTTCGGAACAGTCTTTGCTGGCCACCGCAAAGACGACCATCTGCCTgtaagttacacacacacacacacacacacacacacacacacacacacacagaatccaTGA
- the LOC119487849 gene encoding uncharacterized protein LOC119487849 isoform X1: MPYTLRTRLVRTPERPSSSRNLVCQTVDPIQDISTVNHYRLRAMPYNLRTRLVRTPERPSSSRNLVCQTVDPIQDISTVNHYCLRAMPYNLRTRLVRTPERPSSSRNLVCQTVDPIQDISTVNHYRLRAMPYNLRTRLVRTPERPSSSRNLVCQTVDPIQDISTVNHYRLRAMPYNLRTRLVRTPERPSSSRNLVCQTVDPIQDMLDNRSGGNQRATKRKSDESHERAIKTSRTSQGNFNSAEDAGTSTPACASISSKSEEKKGRKRRFEDTEAYGKRKRTFMSPNEGTSYQATTETIPDAIPEATPETSFRSGSDTFISTNSEEKKGRKRKSEDTGDYGNRRRTSLNPSAGTSYPWYQAPLRYLSNPLPSLFNLFFPSIPETIPETIPETIPKAIPEATAETIPEAIPETIPDAIPETIPKAIPEATAETIPEAIPETIPEAIPETIPEAIPETIPDAIPEATPETSFRSGSDTFISTNSEEKKGRKRKSEDTGEYGKSRKTPLNSGTDTSYQGTSDTTTESTPETIPETTSSDEFDTSSTQNSREIFDSDEDTVSWIPASTDSEEKKSRKWKSEDTGDYGNRRRTSLNPSAGTSYPWYQAPLRYLSNPLPSLFNLFFPSNPETIPKAIPETIPEATAETIPEATAEATPKATSSDSDTTFPEATMFHNRADFEVKYEEEGMLGEGSFGTVFAGHRKDDHLPVSYTHTHTHTHTHTHTQNP; encoded by the exons ATGCCTTACACGTTAAGAACAAGATTAGTAAGGACTCCTGAGCGTCCGTCCTCCAGTAGAAATCTGG TCTGTCAGACAGTAGATCCCATCCAGGACATTTCAACGGTGAACCATTACCGTTTGAGAGCCATGCCTTACAATTTAAGAACAAGATTAGTAAGGACTCCTGAGCGTCCGTCCTCCAGTAGAAATCTGG TCTGTCAGACAGTAGATCCCATCCAGGACATTTCAACGGTGAACCATTACTGTTTGAGAGCCATGCCTTACAATTTAAGAACAAGATTAGTAAGGACTCCTGAGCGTCCGTCCTCCAGTAGAAATCTGG TCTGTCAGACAGTAGATCCCATCCAGGACATTTCAACGGTGAACCATTACCGTTTGAGAGCCATGCCTTACAATTTAAGAACAAGATTAGTAAGGACTCCTGAGCGTCCGTCCTCCAGTAGAAATCTGG TCTGTCAGACAGTAGATCCCATCCAGGACATTTCAACGGTGAACCATTACCGTTTGAGAGCCATGCCTTACAATTTAAGAACAAGATTAGTAAGGACTCCTGAGCGTCCGTCCTCCAGTAGAAATCTGG TCTGTCAGACAGTAGATCCCATCCAGGACATGCTGGACAACAGGTCAGGTGGAAACCAGAGGGCCACCAAGAGAAAGTCTGACGAGAGCCATGAAAGAGCCATCAAGACTAGCAGGACAAGTCAAG GAAACTTTAACTCCGCTGAGGATGCTGGGACATCGACACCCGCCTGCGCCAGCATTAGCTCCAAATCTGAGGAGAAGAAGGGCAGGAAGAGGAGGTTCGAGGACACAGAAGCATACGGGAAGAGGAAAAGAACGTTCATGAGTCCCAATGAGGGCACCAGCTACCAGGCCACCACTGAGACCATCCCTGACGCCATCCCTGAGGCCACCCCTGAAACCTCCTTCAGGTCCGGATCTGATACCTTCATCAGCACCAACTCTGAGGAGAAGAAgggcaggaagaggaagtctgAG GACACAGGAGACTACGGGAACAGGAGAAGAACGTCCCTCAATCCCAGTGCGGGCACCAGCTACCCCTGGTACCAGGCACCCCTGCGCTACCTCTCGAACCCATTGCCTTCtctttttaatctcttttttcCATCCATCCCTGAGACCATCCCTGAGACCATCCCTGAGACCATCCCTAAGGCCATCCCTGAGGCCACCGCTGAGACCATCCCTGAGGCCATCCCTGAGACCATCCCTGACGCCATCCCTGAGACCATCCCTAAGGCCATCCCTGAGGCCACCGCTGAGACCATCCCTGAGGCCATCCCTGAGACCATCCCTGAGGCCATCCCTGAGACCATCCCTGAGGCCATCCCTGAGACCATCCCTGACGCCATCCCTGAGGCCACCCCTGAAACCTCCTTCAGGTCCGGATCTGATACCTTCATCAGCACCAACTCTGAGGAGAAGAAgggcaggaagaggaagtctgAGGACACAGGAGAATACGGGAAGAGCAGAAAAACGCCCCTCAATTCTGGTACGGACACCAGCTACCAGGGCACCAGTGATACTACCACTGAGTCCACCCCTGAGACCATCCCTGAGACCACCTCCAGTGATGAATTTGACACCTCCTCCACACAAAACAGCAGAG aaatcTTTGACTCTGATGAGGATACTGTGTCATGGATACCCGCCAGCACTGActctgaggagaagaagagcaggAAGTGGAAGTCTGAGGACACAGGAGACTACGGGAACAGGAGAAGAACGTCCCTCAATCCCAGTGCGGGCACCAGCTACCCCTGGTACCAGGCACCCCTGCGCTACCTCTCGAACCCATTGCCTTCtctttttaatctcttttttcCATCCAACCCTGAGACCATCCCTAAGGCCATCCCTGAGACCATCCCTGAGGCCACCGCTGAGACCATCCCTGAGGCCACCGCTGAGGCCACCCCTAAGGCCACCAGTAGCGACTCTGACACCACCTTCCCAGAAGCCACTATGTTTCACAACAGAG CTGACTTTGAGGTGAAATATGAGGAAGAGGGAATGCTGGGTGAAGGAAGCTTCGGAACAGTCTTTGCTGGCCACCGCAAAGACGACCATCTGCCTgtaagttacacacacacacacacacacacacacacacacacacacacacagaatccaTGA
- the LOC119487849 gene encoding uncharacterized protein LOC119487849 isoform X2 gives MPYTLRTRLVRTPERPSSSRNLVCQTVDPIQDISTVNHYRLRAMPYNLRTRLVRTPERPSSSRNLVCQTVDPIQDISTVNHYCLRAMPYNLRTRLVRTPERPSSSRNLVCQTVDPIQDISTVNHYRLRAMPYNLRTRLVRTPERPSSSRNLVCQTVDPIQDISTVNHYRLRAMPYNLRTRLVRTPERPSSSRNLVCQTVDPIQDMLDNRSGGNQRATKRKSDESHERAIKTSRTSQGNFNSAEDAGTSTPACASISSKSEEKKGRKRRFEDTEAYGKRKRTFMSPNEGTSYQATTETIPDAIPEATPETSFRSGSDTFISTNSEEKKGRKRKSEDTGDYGNRRRTSLNPSAGTSYPWYQAPLRYLSNPLPSLFNLFFPSIPETIPETIPETIPKAIPETIPEAIPETIPDAIPEATPETSFRSGSDTFISTNSEEKKGRKRKSEDTGEYGKSRKTPLNSGTDTSYQGTSDTTTESTPETIPETTSSDEFDTSSTQNSREIFDSDEDTVSWIPASTDSEEKKSRKWKSEDTGDYGNRRRTSLNPSAGTSYPWYQAPLRYLSNPLPSLFNLFFPSNPETIPKAIPETIPEATAETIPEATAEATPKATSSDSDTTFPEATMFHNRADFEVKYEEEGMLGEGSFGTVFAGHRKDDHLPVSYTHTHTHTHTHTHTQNP, from the exons ATGCCTTACACGTTAAGAACAAGATTAGTAAGGACTCCTGAGCGTCCGTCCTCCAGTAGAAATCTGG TCTGTCAGACAGTAGATCCCATCCAGGACATTTCAACGGTGAACCATTACCGTTTGAGAGCCATGCCTTACAATTTAAGAACAAGATTAGTAAGGACTCCTGAGCGTCCGTCCTCCAGTAGAAATCTGG TCTGTCAGACAGTAGATCCCATCCAGGACATTTCAACGGTGAACCATTACTGTTTGAGAGCCATGCCTTACAATTTAAGAACAAGATTAGTAAGGACTCCTGAGCGTCCGTCCTCCAGTAGAAATCTGG TCTGTCAGACAGTAGATCCCATCCAGGACATTTCAACGGTGAACCATTACCGTTTGAGAGCCATGCCTTACAATTTAAGAACAAGATTAGTAAGGACTCCTGAGCGTCCGTCCTCCAGTAGAAATCTGG TCTGTCAGACAGTAGATCCCATCCAGGACATTTCAACGGTGAACCATTACCGTTTGAGAGCCATGCCTTACAATTTAAGAACAAGATTAGTAAGGACTCCTGAGCGTCCGTCCTCCAGTAGAAATCTGG TCTGTCAGACAGTAGATCCCATCCAGGACATGCTGGACAACAGGTCAGGTGGAAACCAGAGGGCCACCAAGAGAAAGTCTGACGAGAGCCATGAAAGAGCCATCAAGACTAGCAGGACAAGTCAAG GAAACTTTAACTCCGCTGAGGATGCTGGGACATCGACACCCGCCTGCGCCAGCATTAGCTCCAAATCTGAGGAGAAGAAGGGCAGGAAGAGGAGGTTCGAGGACACAGAAGCATACGGGAAGAGGAAAAGAACGTTCATGAGTCCCAATGAGGGCACCAGCTACCAGGCCACCACTGAGACCATCCCTGACGCCATCCCTGAGGCCACCCCTGAAACCTCCTTCAGGTCCGGATCTGATACCTTCATCAGCACCAACTCTGAGGAGAAGAAgggcaggaagaggaagtctgAG GACACAGGAGACTACGGGAACAGGAGAAGAACGTCCCTCAATCCCAGTGCGGGCACCAGCTACCCCTGGTACCAGGCACCCCTGCGCTACCTCTCGAACCCATTGCCTTCtctttttaatctcttttttcCATCCATCCCTGAGACCATCCCTGAGACCATCCCTGAGACCATCCCTAAG GCCATCCCTGAGACCATCCCTGAGGCCATCCCTGAGACCATCCCTGACGCCATCCCTGAGGCCACCCCTGAAACCTCCTTCAGGTCCGGATCTGATACCTTCATCAGCACCAACTCTGAGGAGAAGAAgggcaggaagaggaagtctgAGGACACAGGAGAATACGGGAAGAGCAGAAAAACGCCCCTCAATTCTGGTACGGACACCAGCTACCAGGGCACCAGTGATACTACCACTGAGTCCACCCCTGAGACCATCCCTGAGACCACCTCCAGTGATGAATTTGACACCTCCTCCACACAAAACAGCAGAG aaatcTTTGACTCTGATGAGGATACTGTGTCATGGATACCCGCCAGCACTGActctgaggagaagaagagcaggAAGTGGAAGTCTGAGGACACAGGAGACTACGGGAACAGGAGAAGAACGTCCCTCAATCCCAGTGCGGGCACCAGCTACCCCTGGTACCAGGCACCCCTGCGCTACCTCTCGAACCCATTGCCTTCtctttttaatctcttttttcCATCCAACCCTGAGACCATCCCTAAGGCCATCCCTGAGACCATCCCTGAGGCCACCGCTGAGACCATCCCTGAGGCCACCGCTGAGGCCACCCCTAAGGCCACCAGTAGCGACTCTGACACCACCTTCCCAGAAGCCACTATGTTTCACAACAGAG CTGACTTTGAGGTGAAATATGAGGAAGAGGGAATGCTGGGTGAAGGAAGCTTCGGAACAGTCTTTGCTGGCCACCGCAAAGACGACCATCTGCCTgtaagttacacacacacacacacacacacacacacacacacacacacacagaatccaTGA